GAAACAGTCCGTGGAGATGGAGATGAAGAAGCCGAAAACCCACAATCAACCCTCAACGAAACAAGACATGCATCTGATGTCTTGATTAAGGGTTAAGGCGTTCAAACACGTTCAAAGCTGAAGACATCCTTAGAAATCAACAGCTAAAGGCGTTTTCTTCGGTTAGAAGCCAGTCTGAGTCTGGATCTTTCGCCATCAGCGCAGAAACAAGCAAACGCAAACTGATGATGAAATGCAACGCAAATCAGTGCAAATAGATCAGCTTGTTCTGATCATTTCAAGACGTCGTTTTAAGAAAGGCTGTTTTTTAGAGCTGTCCAGTGACATCGACCAAAGGAACGGACGCATTCCCCCAACCACCTCCGCTGAAGGTATGAGATGAGGGAACAGCCAGCTGTTCATTGATCCAAGCCAAGATCATTGGCCCAAGAATCGGCGCTTCCTTCTGATCTGCAGGCGCCCAAAGATTGAAATGACTGCCACCTGAAGCCAGCACGAGGCGGTGACCATTCGCCAATGGCTTCCCCCCCTGCAAAGGGACCACGGCCTCAGGATCGGAGGGCACCACCCAATCTTTTGTTCCACTCACCAACAACACCTTCGCCTGAAGGGAAGGTCCGCTCGACTCATCAAAAAGAAGCCTCATGGGTGGACTGACCACAACCGCTGCCTTGACACGAGGGTCGGCCAGGGATCCTTGATCAGCTCCTGACAACCAACTGCATTGCAACACCCAACTGAGATTGCGATCTGGATCACGAGGGTCCTGACATCGCATTTTCAGCTTCCTGCTGGTGGTCTGTAGACCACTTAATTGCAACGCCGCTGTGGCACCCCATGAGTGCCCCACAACCGCTACGTCATCGATAGCAATCTGTTGTCCAGACAACAAGTTCCCTGCTTGCACTCCATCCAGAAGAGCTGAGACATCCAAGGGACGAAACCGTAGCTCCTCAGAACTCGGCGGAGGAGAGGCTCCATCAAGCAACTGCTTTTGCTGCTTAGCGTCGCTGCCTGGATGATCTGGAAGAAGAACGGTGTATCCATTAGCAGCCAACAAACGGCCCCAGCCTTCGAAACTATCGGGCTCGTCCCACAATCCATGGGAAATCACCACAAGCTTCCCGTTGGACGTTCCCTTTGGAGTCAACATCGTGATCTCGAGGGGTTCAGAGCGATGGGCCACAGCAAAGCGGATCTCAGCCCGCGACCAGCCCTCAGACCCCGATTCAGCCAGAGACGTTGGCGCCGGGGCCATCGCTGTTCCTTGCTGAACGAGCGCGCGGGCATCATCCTGATTGGCCCGCAAGCGTTTGGAGTAAAAAGCCAAAGCCTGAAAGTCGATCGATAACGACTCCCCCGGAACGCGACGAAGCATTCCCAGCAAATGGGGCTCTCCAGCGCGATAGGCCGCTTGAAGAGAATCCGACAGCATTTGTCCACTGGTATCTGGCGGCAGACCCTCCACCTTCACCAGCTCGGACGCCGCCAATAAGGCTTGCTCCAGCAATGGATGGCCCACCGATTGCTCCAACACGCTCGACGTCCGCTGGGGAAGAGGTGCAGTCAGGAACTGGGCAAGCAGTCGAGACACGGAACCATCACCAGCCCGATCTAATTCCTGCAGGTCAGGGTTGGCCTCAATCAACTCCGCAGCGGTGCCTGCTCCCTTCAAATTGAGCGAAACACTTACATCCAAGAGGGGTAGATCAAACTTGAGTCGCTCAACTGCAGAAACGGATCCTGCCCCTAAAAAAGTGAATACGGAGGCCAGAGCAGCCGCACGAACGCCATCAACCCAACGATGAAACAAAAAAGTCATGCCGCCGCCTCGATCAATTCAGGTGGATGTTGCTGCAAAATCTTGCTGAGATAGCGACCGGTATGACTGGTTTCATGCTGGGCAACCTCCTCAGGCGTGCCAGTCACCACAACATGACCTCCCTTGTCACCGCCTTCTGGACCTAAATCAATGATCCAATCTGAACAACGGATCACATCCAGATTGTGCTCAATGCAAATAATCGAGTTTCCCTTATCAACAAGACGCTGCATCACATCCATCAACTTGTGGACATCATAAAAGCTGAGTCCAGTGGTTGGTTCGTCGATTAAATAGAGCGTTTTTCCCGTAGCGCGACGCGACAATTCAGTAGCAAGTTTGACGCGCTGAGCTTCACCTCCAGAAAGGGTTGGCGCTGGCTGGCCAAGTTTCACGTACCCCAAACCAACATCCACCAGGGTCCAAAGACGATCTGCAGCCTGGGGGATCGCAGAAAACACATCCGCTGCCTGCTCCACTGTCATTTGGAGCACGTCGGCGATCGTGTGCCCTTTGTACGTGACCTGAAGCGTTTCGCGGTTAAACCGAGCCCCCTTGCAGACATCACATTGCACATAAACATCTGGTAAAAAATTCATTTCAATCACATTCACACCCTGGCCACGACAGGCCTCACAACGACCACCCTTCACATTGAAACTGAACTGTCCAACCTGATAACCGCGGGCCTTCGCTTCCACCGTTGCGGCAAAAATCTGACGAATAGGATCAAAAGCGCCTGTATAGGTAGCCGCATTCGAACGGGGAGTACGACCGATCGGAGACTGATCGATCACAATCACCTTGTCGATCGATTTGAGCCCGCGAAGTTCTCCCAATCCTTGTGGGAAAGGCACTTTATGGCCAAGTCCGTGCTCCAGTGCTGGATGGAGCAACTCATTCACCAAGGTGCTTTTACCGCTGCCGCTTACGCCTGTAACCGAAACCAGACGTCCAAGCGGAAACTCCACATTCAATCCCTCAAGATTGTTGCGAGAGCAATCGAGAAGTTTCAAACTACGGGTACCAACATTGCGTCGCTCTGCTGGAGTGGGAATACTCTTTCTTCCACTTAAATAAGCACCCGTTAAAGAATCCTCAGCGCCTAATAAATCATCAATCGACCCCTCGGCCACGATGTGACCGCCATGCACTCCGGCTCCAGGGCCAATATCGACAAGATGATCGGCAGCGCGAATCGTGTCTTCATCGTGCTCAACCACCACCAAGGTGTTGCCTAGATCTCTTAAACGTTCAAGCGTGGCCAACAAACGATCGTTGTCGCGCTGATGCAAGCCAATGCTCGGTTCATCAAGCACATAAAGAACGCCCGTCAGCCCAGCACCAATTTGAGTGGCAAGGCGGATCCGCTGAGCTTCACCACCCGACAGCGTCATCGCTGGTCGATCCAAGCTCAGATAATCCAATCCCACGTCAAGGAGAAAACGCAGGCGCATCCGGATCTCCCTCAAAACAAGATCACCGATCTGAATCTGACGAGAGTTCAGCAAGGGCTCAGAGCCTTCATGGCTACCCACCCCCATCAAACGTTCAATGCGTTCAAGAGTTTGACCCACGCTGACAGCCGTAAGTTCAGTGATCCGAAACGGACCAACTTTCACCGCGAGCGCCTCGGGTCTTAAGCGCAAACCCGCACAACTAGCGCAGGGGACTAGTTCGAGATATTTTTCAAGCTTTTGCCTCTGAGCTTCTCCACTTGCATCGCGAAGTTGACGCTCAAGGATCGGTAAAATCCCCTCAAAAGGTCTCATATAGGTTTGAGACTTTCGATAGCGACTATCCGCCTGAATTTGAATCGGCTCGCGACTCCCATTCAATAAAATATCCTTCTGTTCATCCGTTAGGTCCTTCCAAGGGGTCTTGATTTCAAATCCAAAGGCTTCGCCTACAGAATACAAAAGTGAGAAGTAATAGGAATTATCTTTTTCTGCCCATGGAACAACAGCGGAATACACCGGTTGTGATGGATCTGGAACAACCCGCTCCGACGTGAACTTTCGTAGATGACCTAATCCATGACAATCATCACAGGCACCATAAGGACTATTAAATGAAAACAACCTTGGTGATAACTCTTCAATAACAGAGCCATGCTCTGGACAAGCAAAATTCTCTGAATAAAGACGCTCTTGTTCCACTCCCTCTGGTAATTCCTCTCCTTTTTTAGGAACCACTTCCACAATCGCTAAACCATCTCCCCGCTTCAAAGCCGTGCGCAAAGAATCATTGAGCCGTTCCTGAATTCCTTCCCGAGCGACAAGACGATCCACAACCACCTCAATGTTGTGCAGATGGTTTTTATCAAGTTCAATATTGTCCGCAAGCTCACGCACCTCACGATTAATCCGGATTCGAGCAAAACCCTCCGCAGCCAATCCACTAATTAATTTGCTGTGGGTTCCTTTTTTGCCACGGACCACCGGGGCTAAAAGTTGATAACGCGTCCCCTCAGGAAGCTTGAGAATTTGATCAACCATTTCATCAATGGTTTGAGGTCGAATCGCTCGATTGCACTGCGGGCAATGAGGTTCTCCTGCCCTACCAAACAACAGACGCAAATAATCCTGAATCTCCGTCACCGTGCCAACGGTGGAGCGAGGGTTGTGGCTGGTTGATTTCTGATCAATCGAAATCGCTGGTGATAGCCCTTCAATGGCATCCACATCAGGTTTATCGACCTGGCCAAGAAATTGACGCGCATACGCAGACAAACTCTCTACGTAGCGACGCTGACCTTCCGCAAAGATCGTGTCGAACGCCAATGAGCTTTTACCGCTGCCACTGACACCGGTGAAGACCACCAATTTGTTCCGCGGAATCGTGACGTCCACGTTTTTGAGGTTGTGCTGACGGGCGCCTCGCACCCGAATCACTTCCTCTAAGGACCCCCCACTCAAATTCACAGTCTTCGACGAAGAATCCTTCGATGAAGCGGACTTTTCCTTTGCAGTCGGAGCAGGGCGCCCCATACGAGATGTGTTCAGCAGCCCAAGAGTCTAAGGAGACTGCTGCTGTTCAGGCTGCTCGCTGATCCAACAAACTTGCCGCATAGGCCTGAGCATCATCAAAATCCCCTCCAGCCAATTCAGCCAATTCTTGACGTCTGGCCTGAGTGTCCCGCAGGTGGGACACTCGCGAGCAGGTTTCACCGTTCAGCACCTCCTTGCTAACTCGGAAGTGATGATCTGCAGCTGCGGCCACTAAGGGTTGATGGGTCACACAAAACACCTGGCGGTGCTCGGCCATGGTTCGCAGCAAGTTGGCCATCTCTCCACTGACGCGGCCGCTCACGCCACTATCAATCTCGTCGAACAACAAGGTGCTGGAACCATCCACATCGGCCAGACAGGTTTTGAGTGCCAACAGAAAACGCGACATCTCCCCTCCTGAGGCCACCTCTCCTAACGGGGACAGGGGCTGGCCTGGATTCGCCGAAAATAAAAAGCAGATCGCATCTGCGCCTAGATCCATGGGCTCAGCTGCAGAGAAATCCACCCGAAAGCGCACATTTTCAAGGCCCATCGGTCGCAAGTGGGCCGTCAAGCGCTCCTCCAAGCCCACGGCGGAAGCCTGTCGCAAAGCCGTGAGCGATTGGTTGCAGGAATCGCGATGCTTGCGAGCCTCCTCTTCCTGGTGGCGCAACACCTCCAACGCCGCGTCGGCACCCCCAGCGGCATGTTGATCGCGCAGCGCATTACGCCGCTCAATCAACACCTTCAGTTCAACGCCATAACGCCGCTCCAAGCGTTTCAGCAAAGCCAGCCGTTCCTGCAGCACACCCAATCGTTCTGGATCGCTCTCCAAAGCCGCTCCATACGCTTCCAGGCCCCGGATTAAATCGAGAACACCAGCCTCCAGATCAAGGCAGCTCTCAGCCGAAACGCTCAGGGAGGCATCAAGGGTCTGCAATTGCTGCAGCTCGTGGCAGCAGGCCGTGAGGTGATCCAAAACCGATGGAGCCTGCTCAGCGCCGTCTTGAAGCCGGCCAATCAACACAGCAAGACCCTCGAGCAAGCGCACGCCATGGACCAAGCGGTCTTGCTCCTGTTCCAACTGTTGAATTTCGGAGGGGTCATCAAGGGAAGCGGCCTCGAGTTCCAGCAACAACGCGTCTTGCTCCTGCTGCTCCTCTTGGAGACGACGTCGATCTGTCTCCAACTTCAACACCTCGGCATGGCAGGTCTGCCAAATCTGGAAACACTCCCGCACGGTTTGTAAACACTGCGCGAGCGGCTCACCGCCGAGTCGATCGATCCAACGACGTTGCTGACCCGAATAGGCAAGCTGCTGGGTTTGACCCTGCACGGTGAGATCAATCAACAAGGGCCTGAGCTGAAGCAATTGCTGCCGGTTCACGACGGTGCCATTCAGCCTTGAGCGACTGCTCAAGCGTTCGTCTTGTCGTCGCCACTCCCGCGACAGAACCAAATCACCTCCGTCATCATCCAGTTGATGCTCTTGAAGCCAACGTCGCGCAGCGGCGTCGGGGGTGAAAGTCGCTTCAATCACCGCGCGATCACAACCCGTCCTGACCAACCGCCCCGCAGACGTCCCCTGCATGCCACCCAGGAGGGCATCAAGCGCATCTAACAGCAGTGACTTTCCTGCCCCTGTCTCACCGGTCAGCACGGTAAAACCTTGTTCGAACGCCAACTCCAAGCGCTCGATCAGTGCGATGTTGTCCAGTCTCAGACCGGTCAGCACGGCGAATCTCGAGGTTCAACAAACCGTAGCGACGGCTTCGGTCGTTTAGAAGGGACCACCAACGCAGTGGCGGCTGTGGCACAACAAGAGCTAGGAGATTTCATTGAGGCCGCCGGCCTGCTGGAGTACGACCCGGCTGCCATCACGCGGATCTATGCCGGCCATCCACAACGCCTCCTGCGCCGCCTCTGGCAAACCCTGGTCCCCATTGGGCTTTTGCTGCTCGGAGTTGGTGTTGACAAGCTTCTAGGACTGCTCAGCAATCAGGAGCGAGCCCGAACGAGAGCCAGGGAATGTGCCAATTTGCTCGTAGATCTAGGCCCTGCATTCATTAAGGCGGGCCAAGCGCTTTCCACGCGCCCAGACATCGTTCCTCCTGTGCTGCTCGAGGAACTGGCCCAACTCCAAGATCAACTTCCTGGCTTCGATAGCGACCTTGCCATGGCCTGCATCGAGGATGACCTCGGTGCACCGGTCGACAGCATCTACTCCGAACTCGACCGCGAACCTATCTCCGCAGCATCGCTGGGCCAAGTGCACCAGGGGTATCTCAAGAATGGCCAAAAAGTTGCCGTCAAGGTGCAACGCCCTGGGTTGCGAGAACAAATCACTCTTGACCTCTACATCGTTCGCAACATTGCTGCATGGCTGAATAGCAACATCGGCCTTATTCGTAGCGATCTTGTTGCACTGATCGACGAATTAGGGAGCCGCGTTTTTGAAGAGATGGATTATCTCAACGAAGCAGCTAATGCAAATAAATTCCGCGAATTACACAAACAAAATCCGCGCATCGCCGTTCCCAAAATTTTTGCAGAAGCCACCAGTCGACGGGTGCTCACAATGGAATGGATCGATGGCGTCAAACTCACCAATCTCGAAGCTGTTCGGGAGTTAGGAATTGATCCCAATGACATGGTGGAAGTGGGAGTGAGCTGCAGCTTGCAACAGCTGCTCGAACATGGGTTTTTCCACGCTGATCCCCACCCTGGAAACCTCCTAGCGATGGCCGATGGTCGACTCTGCTACCTCGATTTCGGGATGATGAGCGAGGTCAGCCGTGAATCCCGAACCGGACTCATCCAAGCGGTTGTTCATCTTGTAAATCGAAATTTTGGAAAACTCTCCAAGGATTTCGTCACGCTCGGATTTTTAGCCGAAGACGTGAATTTGGAGCCGATCGTGCCTGCTTTTGAATCCGTCTTCAGTCAAGCGATCGAGATGGGCGTTAATCGCATGGATTTCAAAAGCGTGACCGATGATATGTCCGGTGTGATGTACAAATTCCCCTTCCGAGTTCCCCCTTACTACGCCCTCATCCTCCGCTCTCTTGTCACCCTTGAAGGCATTGCCCTGAGCGTGGATTCGGAGTTCAAAATTCTTGGTGCGGCCTACCCCTACTTCGCCAGACGTTTGATGGAAGATCCAGATCCTCAATTGCGTCAAAGTCTCAAAGAAATGTTGTTCGAAGGTGATGCATTCCGTTGGACAAGGCTGGAAGGTCTTGTTGCAAGTGCAGGGAGTCAAAACCAATTAGATCTCGAGTCGTTGCTCGATCAAGTGCTCGACTTTCTGTTTTCAGCCAACGGCGGCATGCTCCGCAATCAACTGGTTGAAGCGGTAGCGGATCGTTTGGATGCGATTGGCTGGACAGCTCTACAACGCATCGGACGCCGTTTGCCCCGACCTTTACAACCGCCACTGCTCCTCGATATTCCGCCATCCCTCAACGAAGACAACTATCTCGACCTTGAACCGATCAGACAGCTCATCAACGTTTTGCAGCAGTTGCCAGGGTTTAACCCAGATCTTGTGTTTAGTCGGCTTCCTCGCTTGATTCGTGAGCGCGACGCGAGACAAATGGGTGTTGC
The genomic region above belongs to Synechococcus sp. WH 8016 and contains:
- the recN gene encoding DNA repair protein RecN; translation: MLTGLRLDNIALIERLELAFEQGFTVLTGETGAGKSLLLDALDALLGGMQGTSAGRLVRTGCDRAVIEATFTPDAAARRWLQEHQLDDDGGDLVLSREWRRQDERLSSRSRLNGTVVNRQQLLQLRPLLIDLTVQGQTQQLAYSGQQRRWIDRLGGEPLAQCLQTVRECFQIWQTCHAEVLKLETDRRRLQEEQQEQDALLLELEAASLDDPSEIQQLEQEQDRLVHGVRLLEGLAVLIGRLQDGAEQAPSVLDHLTACCHELQQLQTLDASLSVSAESCLDLEAGVLDLIRGLEAYGAALESDPERLGVLQERLALLKRLERRYGVELKVLIERRNALRDQHAAGGADAALEVLRHQEEEARKHRDSCNQSLTALRQASAVGLEERLTAHLRPMGLENVRFRVDFSAAEPMDLGADAICFLFSANPGQPLSPLGEVASGGEMSRFLLALKTCLADVDGSSTLLFDEIDSGVSGRVSGEMANLLRTMAEHRQVFCVTHQPLVAAAADHHFRVSKEVLNGETCSRVSHLRDTQARRQELAELAGGDFDDAQAYAASLLDQRAA
- a CDS encoding alpha/beta fold hydrolase; the protein is MTFLFHRWVDGVRAAALASVFTFLGAGSVSAVERLKFDLPLLDVSVSLNLKGAGTAAELIEANPDLQELDRAGDGSVSRLLAQFLTAPLPQRTSSVLEQSVGHPLLEQALLAASELVKVEGLPPDTSGQMLSDSLQAAYRAGEPHLLGMLRRVPGESLSIDFQALAFYSKRLRANQDDARALVQQGTAMAPAPTSLAESGSEGWSRAEIRFAVAHRSEPLEITMLTPKGTSNGKLVVISHGLWDEPDSFEGWGRLLAANGYTVLLPDHPGSDAKQQKQLLDGASPPPSSEELRFRPLDVSALLDGVQAGNLLSGQQIAIDDVAVVGHSWGATAALQLSGLQTTSRKLKMRCQDPRDPDRNLSWVLQCSWLSGADQGSLADPRVKAAVVVSPPMRLLFDESSGPSLQAKVLLVSGTKDWVVPSDPEAVVPLQGGKPLANGHRLVLASGGSHFNLWAPADQKEAPILGPMILAWINEQLAVPSSHTFSGGGWGNASVPLVDVTGQL
- a CDS encoding AarF/ABC1/UbiB kinase family protein, whose amino-acid sequence is MAQQELGDFIEAAGLLEYDPAAITRIYAGHPQRLLRRLWQTLVPIGLLLLGVGVDKLLGLLSNQERARTRARECANLLVDLGPAFIKAGQALSTRPDIVPPVLLEELAQLQDQLPGFDSDLAMACIEDDLGAPVDSIYSELDREPISAASLGQVHQGYLKNGQKVAVKVQRPGLREQITLDLYIVRNIAAWLNSNIGLIRSDLVALIDELGSRVFEEMDYLNEAANANKFRELHKQNPRIAVPKIFAEATSRRVLTMEWIDGVKLTNLEAVRELGIDPNDMVEVGVSCSLQQLLEHGFFHADPHPGNLLAMADGRLCYLDFGMMSEVSRESRTGLIQAVVHLVNRNFGKLSKDFVTLGFLAEDVNLEPIVPAFESVFSQAIEMGVNRMDFKSVTDDMSGVMYKFPFRVPPYYALILRSLVTLEGIALSVDSEFKILGAAYPYFARRLMEDPDPQLRQSLKEMLFEGDAFRWTRLEGLVASAGSQNQLDLESLLDQVLDFLFSANGGMLRNQLVEAVADRLDAIGWTALQRIGRRLPRPLQPPLLLDIPPSLNEDNYLDLEPIRQLINVLQQLPGFNPDLVFSRLPRLIRERDARQMGVALAQGLAERGVVRLVKAAAGSPN
- the uvrA gene encoding excinuclease ABC subunit UvrA, whose product is MGRPAPTAKEKSASSKDSSSKTVNLSGGSLEEVIRVRGARQHNLKNVDVTIPRNKLVVFTGVSGSGKSSLAFDTIFAEGQRRYVESLSAYARQFLGQVDKPDVDAIEGLSPAISIDQKSTSHNPRSTVGTVTEIQDYLRLLFGRAGEPHCPQCNRAIRPQTIDEMVDQILKLPEGTRYQLLAPVVRGKKGTHSKLISGLAAEGFARIRINREVRELADNIELDKNHLHNIEVVVDRLVAREGIQERLNDSLRTALKRGDGLAIVEVVPKKGEELPEGVEQERLYSENFACPEHGSVIEELSPRLFSFNSPYGACDDCHGLGHLRKFTSERVVPDPSQPVYSAVVPWAEKDNSYYFSLLYSVGEAFGFEIKTPWKDLTDEQKDILLNGSREPIQIQADSRYRKSQTYMRPFEGILPILERQLRDASGEAQRQKLEKYLELVPCASCAGLRLRPEALAVKVGPFRITELTAVSVGQTLERIERLMGVGSHEGSEPLLNSRQIQIGDLVLREIRMRLRFLLDVGLDYLSLDRPAMTLSGGEAQRIRLATQIGAGLTGVLYVLDEPSIGLHQRDNDRLLATLERLRDLGNTLVVVEHDEDTIRAADHLVDIGPGAGVHGGHIVAEGSIDDLLGAEDSLTGAYLSGRKSIPTPAERRNVGTRSLKLLDCSRNNLEGLNVEFPLGRLVSVTGVSGSGKSTLVNELLHPALEHGLGHKVPFPQGLGELRGLKSIDKVIVIDQSPIGRTPRSNAATYTGAFDPIRQIFAATVEAKARGYQVGQFSFNVKGGRCEACRGQGVNVIEMNFLPDVYVQCDVCKGARFNRETLQVTYKGHTIADVLQMTVEQAADVFSAIPQAADRLWTLVDVGLGYVKLGQPAPTLSGGEAQRVKLATELSRRATGKTLYLIDEPTTGLSFYDVHKLMDVMQRLVDKGNSIICIEHNLDVIRCSDWIIDLGPEGGDKGGHVVVTGTPEEVAQHETSHTGRYLSKILQQHPPELIEAAA